The following coding sequences are from one Eucalyptus grandis isolate ANBG69807.140 chromosome 11, ASM1654582v1, whole genome shotgun sequence window:
- the LOC104425674 gene encoding leucine-rich repeat receptor-like protein kinase PXC1 yields the protein MNTLPRSSLPPLFSAIPITLLLLFLPHSLSSPPNDTNALTLFRLEADTHGHLLSNWTGSDACSAAWRGVRCSSSTHSSSRVTALSIPSLNLRGPIDSLSSLDQLRLLDLHDNRLNGTVTPLANCTNLKLLYLAGNDFSGEIPPEISSLRRLLRLDISDNNIRGVIPGEVRGLSRLLTLRLQSNLLSGEVPDLSVSLKNLKELNLTNNELYGHLPDGLLRKFGVRSFVGNEGLCGSSPLAACSLSGTSPPASSSLTVPSNPSSMPETPAIGPGQKHRQKGLSTGAIVAIALANCVALLVVTSFVVAYCCSRERNSSLKANGESTGKRRSGSSHGSEKRVYASGGADSDGTNATDRSKLVFFERKKQFELEDLLRASAEMLGKGSLGTVYKAVLDDGGVVAVKRLKDANPCMRKEFEQYMDVIGKLKHQNVVKLRAYYYAREEKLLVYDYLPNGSLQSLLHGNRGPGRIPLDWTTRISLVLGAARGLAWIHEEYSAAKIPHGNIKSSNILLDKNGVACVSDFGLSLLLNPVHAIARLGGYRAPEQAETKRLSQKADVYGFGVLLLEVLTGRAPSQYPSPTRPRADEEEQAVDLPKWVRSVVKEEWTAEVFDQELLRYKNIEEELVSMLHVGLACAAAQPDKRPLMAEVVKMIEDIRVEQSPLGEDYDESRNSLSPSLATTEDGL from the exons ATGAACACCCTTCCCAGgtcttctctccctcccctgtTCTCTGCCATCCCTATcactcttctcctcctcttcctccctcattctctctcctcaccaCCCAATGACACCAATGCTCTCACTCTCTTCCGCCTCGAGGCCGACACCCACGGCCACCTCCTCTCCAACTGGACAGGCTCTGATGCCTGCTCCGCCGCCTGGCGGGGCGTccgctgctcctcctccacTCACTCGAGCAGCCGCGTCACTGCTCTCTCCATCCCTTCCCTCAACCTCCGCGGACCCattgactctctctcttccctggACCAGCTCCGTCTGCTTGATCTCCACGATAACCGGCTAAACGGTACCGTCACCCCCCTCGCCAACTGCACCAACCTCAAGCTCCTCTACCTCGCCGGAAACGACTTCTCCGGCGAGATCCCGCCGGAGATATCCTCTCTCCGGCGCCTCCTCCGTCTTGACATTTCCGACAACAACATCCGGGGTGTCATTCCGGGGGAGGTCCGTGGCCTGAGCCGCCTCCTGACTCTCCGGCTGCAGAGCAACCTGCTTTCTGGCGAGGTGCCGGATCTCTCGGTGTCACTCAAGAACCTGAAGGAGCTCAACCTGACAAACAACGAACTGTACGGGCATTTGCCGGATGGACTACTGAGAAAGTTTGGTGTTCGGAGCTTTGTCGGAAACGAAGGACTATGTGGATCGAGCCCATTAGCAGCTTGCTCGTTATCTGGGACTTCACCACCAGCTTCTTCCTCTCTCACAGTGCCGTCTAACCCTAGCTCCATGCCAGAGACACCGGCAATTGGACCGGGTCAGAAGCATCGGCAAAAAGGACTGAGCACAGGGGCTATAGTGGCAATTGCCCTTGCGAATTGCGTGGCATTACTTGTTGTGACATCTTTTGTGGTTGCTTACTGCTGCTCAAGAGAGCGGAATTCGAGCTTAAAAGCAAATGGAGAGAGTACTGGGAAGAGGAGAAGTGGGAGTAGCCATGGAAGTGAGAAGAGAGTGTATGCAAGCGGAGGTGCGGATAGTGATGGGACAAACGCTACTGACAGGAGCAAGCTCGTGTTCTTCGAGCGGAAGAAGCAGTTTGAACTCGAAGATTTGCTCAGAGCATCGGCAGAAATGCTTGGGAAAGGAAGCTTAGGGACAGTGTACAAGGCTGTGCTTGATGATGGAGGTGTCGTGGCCGTTAAGAGACTGAAGGATGCCAATCCGTGCATGAGGAAGGAGTTCGAGCAGTACATGGACGTTATTGGGAAGCTTAAGCACCAAAATGTGGTCAAACTCCGAGCTTATTACTATGCCAGAGAAGAAAAGCTCCTGGTATATGATTATCTCCCGAATGGAAGCCTGCAGTCACTGCTTCATG GAAACAGAGGTCCTGGAAGGATTCCTCTGGATTGGACCACGAGGATTAGCTTGGTACTTGGAGCGGCTCGGGGGCTAGCCTGGATCCACGAAGAGTACAGTGCAGCAAAAATCCCTCACGGAAACATCAAGTCTTCCAACATACTGCTCGACAAGAATGGCGTTGCTTGTGTCTCCGATTTTGGGCTCTCACTGCTTCTGAATCCCGTTCATGCCATTGCGAGATTGGGGGGATACCGAGCTCCGGAGCAGGCAGAGACCAAGCGGCTCTCTCAAAAAGCCGATGTCTATGGCTTTGGCGTCCTGTTACTGGAAGTCCTCACTGGCAGAGCTCCATCGCAGTATCCATCCCCAACACGGCCTCGTGCCGATGAAGAAGAACAGGCAGTTGATCTACCCAAATGGGTGAGATCTGTGGTGAAGGAGGAGTGGACTGCTGAGGTGTTCGATCAGGAGCTTCTTCGCTACAAGAACATCGAAGAGGAACTCGTTTCCATGCTTCATGTAGGCTTGGCCTGCGCGGCGGCTCAGCCCGATAAGAGGCCTTTGATGGCGGAAGTGGTGAAGATGATTGAGGACATTAGGGTCGAGCAGTCACCATTAGGAGAAGACTACGACGAGTCGCGAAACTCGCTCTCTCCTTCGCTTGCAACAACCGAAGATGGGCTTTGA